In a genomic window of Methanoregula sp. UBA64:
- a CDS encoding nitrogenase component 1 — MASEAAVAAPVQGHVKETSENQCTMCMPIGGVVAFKGIENAMVLIHGSQGCSTYMRLFNVEHFNEPVDIASSSLNEKQTIHGGEANLKKAMDNVIRVYQPKVLGVLTTCLAETMGEDIDRIVASYIEERKLTGIDIVPVPTPSYSGTHAEGYWAAIRRIVAYYARPAQSHRRINVIVPNISPADLREIQRILGLMGIEYTLLPDISLTLDRPYGGKYQKIPTGGTPTTAIAEMTGAPVTLQFGSTCPDNLSPGKYLENEFHVPLVNLPLPIGLKNMDLFIATLAEISGKAVPDELVLERGWLMDAMADAHKYDADGVPVLYGEPELVYALTSVLSENGALPAVIATGSKNSILARLLAPVTADADTAPALIEEADFAAIEEAAIRTGANIAIGHSGGKLLTERHDIPLLRIGYPIHDRMGGQRILSVGYRGTLAFLDSFTNTLLGHKYATYRQKIKQHLCSPEGR; from the coding sequence ATGGCCAGTGAAGCAGCCGTTGCCGCCCCGGTACAGGGCCATGTCAAAGAGACAAGCGAGAACCAGTGCACCATGTGCATGCCGATTGGCGGCGTGGTCGCATTCAAGGGAATCGAGAACGCGATGGTGCTTATCCATGGCTCGCAGGGCTGCAGCACCTACATGCGGCTCTTTAATGTCGAGCACTTCAACGAGCCGGTTGACATCGCCTCGTCATCCTTAAACGAGAAACAGACCATCCATGGCGGCGAGGCAAACCTCAAAAAAGCCATGGACAATGTTATCCGGGTCTACCAGCCAAAAGTCCTTGGCGTGCTGACCACCTGCCTTGCCGAGACCATGGGCGAGGATATCGACCGGATCGTTGCGTCCTATATCGAAGAGAGGAAACTCACCGGGATCGATATCGTTCCGGTACCGACGCCGAGCTACAGCGGCACGCATGCCGAAGGCTACTGGGCAGCCATCCGGAGGATTGTCGCTTACTATGCACGTCCCGCGCAGTCCCACCGGCGCATCAATGTGATTGTGCCCAACATCAGCCCGGCCGATCTCCGGGAGATACAAAGGATCCTCGGCCTCATGGGCATTGAATACACATTGCTCCCGGATATCTCCCTGACGCTCGACCGCCCCTATGGCGGGAAGTACCAGAAGATCCCAACCGGCGGGACGCCCACCACGGCGATTGCGGAGATGACGGGCGCACCGGTGACCCTCCAGTTCGGTTCAACATGCCCGGATAATCTCTCCCCGGGAAAATATCTCGAAAACGAGTTTCATGTCCCGCTGGTGAACCTTCCGCTTCCGATCGGCTTAAAAAACATGGATCTCTTCATTGCGACCCTTGCAGAGATCAGCGGGAAGGCAGTGCCGGACGAGCTCGTGCTCGAACGCGGATGGCTCATGGACGCCATGGCCGACGCGCACAAGTACGATGCGGACGGTGTGCCGGTCCTCTACGGCGAACCCGAACTGGTTTACGCGCTCACATCGGTTCTTTCCGAGAACGGCGCTCTGCCGGCCGTGATCGCAACCGGTTCGAAAAACAGTATACTCGCCAGACTGCTGGCGCCGGTAACCGCAGATGCAGATACTGCCCCGGCGCTCATCGAGGAAGCCGACTTTGCGGCAATTGAAGAGGCTGCGATTCGTACCGGAGCAAATATCGCGATCGGCCACTCGGGAGGAAAACTGCTCACGGAGCGCCACGATATCCCGCTCCTCCGCATAGGGTATCCCATCCACGACCGGATGGGCGGCCAGAGGATCCTGTCCGTGGGCTACCGGGGCACGCTCGCGTTCCTCGACAGTTTCACCAACACGCTTCTTGGCCACAAGTATGCCACGTACCGCCAGAAGATCAAACAACACCTCTGTTCACCGGAGGGGAGGTAA
- a CDS encoding 2Fe-2S ferredoxin, with protein MQKPKHHIFVCTSSRANGQQKGFCHSKEGVDIMSRFLEEIEERDCGGDVFLSNTGCFGICDKGPIVVVYPDNVWYGAVTPDDVTAIMDEHIEGGKIVERLAI; from the coding sequence ATGCAAAAACCAAAACACCATATCTTTGTCTGTACAAGCTCCCGCGCAAACGGGCAGCAGAAAGGATTCTGTCACTCAAAAGAGGGCGTTGACATTATGTCGCGCTTCCTGGAAGAGATCGAAGAACGGGACTGCGGCGGCGACGTGTTCCTCTCAAACACCGGCTGCTTTGGGATCTGCGACAAGGGCCCCATCGTAGTCGTGTACCCGGACAATGTCTGGTACGGTGCCGTGACGCCGGACGATGTGACCGCGATCATGGACGAGCACATCGAAGGCGGCAAAATCGTCGAACGTCTGGCGATCTGA
- a CDS encoding Fe-only nitrogenase accessory AnfO family protein, translating to MAEEIAVILGDDGTTGRLGDPGTLAVFSRSAGTWSRVRGMPVVLDPSQGLKGMRTAAAGIAAFLGDCRVLVTRSASGALYFELEKAGCTLWEIPGKPQEFLDSVWADEEKAKVPAGKPAAADIPKPTEKTPGNFFISIKEVQGKRPDMSSKQVLQQFIQSGGFLVLDIVCSHVPPWIEVEAERRGYTLETEQLGKDSIKVRLTTNTGR from the coding sequence ATGGCAGAAGAGATCGCAGTCATCCTTGGAGATGACGGGACAACGGGAAGGCTGGGTGATCCGGGAACACTTGCGGTATTCAGCCGCAGCGCCGGCACCTGGTCCAGGGTACGCGGGATGCCCGTTGTTCTTGATCCATCGCAGGGCCTCAAAGGGATGCGCACGGCAGCGGCCGGTATTGCTGCATTCCTTGGCGACTGCCGGGTCCTGGTAACCCGGTCGGCAAGCGGGGCCCTGTACTTCGAACTGGAAAAAGCAGGATGCACGCTCTGGGAGATTCCCGGGAAACCTCAGGAGTTTCTCGATTCCGTCTGGGCCGATGAGGAAAAGGCAAAGGTCCCGGCCGGGAAACCCGCGGCAGCCGACATCCCGAAACCCACGGAAAAAACTCCGGGGAACTTCTTTATCTCGATAAAGGAAGTCCAGGGAAAGCGGCCGGATATGTCGAGCAAGCAGGTCCTCCAGCAGTTCATCCAGAGCGGCGGCTTTCTCGTCCTCGATATCGTATGCAGCCATGTCCCTCCCTGGATCGAGGTAGAGGCAGAACGCCGGGGGTATACGCTCGAAACCGAACAACTTGGAAAAGATTCCATCAAAGTCAGGCTAACCACAAACACCGGCCGGTAA